Proteins encoded together in one Gemmatimonadetes bacterium T265 window:
- the secA gene encoding protein translocase subunit SecA — protein MLKSLVNRVFGTRHDRERRRVQPIVDEINREYERLQGVSDEELRGQTARFRGLLAERTAELEARVAELRAAKHATADAAERETIDNELSGPDGRGGAERELHDAIGEVLDEILPEAFATVREAARRLCGTTVRVTGREFAWDMVHYDVQLIGGFQLHDGKIAEMATGEGKTLVATLPLYLNALAGRGAHLVTVNPYLARRDSQWMAHLFTYLGLTVGCIDDTEPGTPDRRAAYECDITYGTNNEFGFDYLRDNMVTALEQKVQRPHWYAIVDEVDSVLIDEARTPLIISGPVGNDGDVLYGEHNDKVAKLVRKQNELANVLVGEGERALAAKDTGTAALVLYKARLGAPKNKRLMKVMQESGVQQLVQKMELDHIADRKLPAGKQQYRDLEDDLLYVLDERGHTVHLTDRGVDALSPDHHDEFVLPDISLEVHRIEHDPEMEPTEKLEARRAVEMEYARKSETLHVVHQLLRAYALYEKDVNYVVTDGQVLIVDEFTGRTMPGRRWSEGLHQAVEAKERVQVKGETQTLATITIQNYFRLYDKLAGMTGTAETEENEFHEIYKLGVAVIPTNRDVVRDDRQDYIFKTRREKYVAIVEETRRLHDIELPVLVGTTSVEASETLSRLFRQAGLKHEVLNAKQNEREAEIVAQAGQPGAITIATNMAGRGTDIKLGAGVTEPRPSVVKDLDGNDVPVTEVGGLHIIGSERHESRRIDRQLRGRAGRQGDPGASQFFLSLEDDLMRLFGSERIAKLMDRLGAQEGEVLTHPMITRSIEGAQKRVELQNFQSRKRLLEYDDVMNQQREVVYSLRSFALEGGEELKGESRKMVERALARRVETALGEFDPENPESWDPALLRQELLMHYLVAVPEFEAREDGSEPDRPASVAEAQESAKAAGLAAFDRKQTELDEIKDDAGAGFSERLLALVMLNVLDEKWKDHLHDLDQLRAAIHYRSWGQKDPLVEYKQEAYTMFVDLMHDVADTFTDRFLKAQLSFDAPEDLGGGFGGGYNDFPPQQPPQAPTKRYNAFGILEDIPAHALDGGNGNGADGHGLVLDATYDGEGELEAGTVPAGDRVDTGPSEPPGVRPVSRPDPTS, from the coding sequence ATGCTCAAGTCACTCGTCAACCGCGTCTTCGGCACCCGGCACGACCGGGAGCGCCGCCGTGTCCAGCCGATCGTCGACGAAATCAACCGCGAATACGAGCGGCTGCAGGGTGTCTCCGACGAGGAGCTGCGCGGACAGACGGCCCGGTTCCGCGGCCTGCTCGCCGAGCGCACGGCGGAGCTCGAAGCCCGCGTCGCCGAGCTGAGGGCGGCCAAGCACGCGACCGCCGACGCCGCCGAGCGCGAGACGATCGACAACGAGCTCTCGGGCCCGGACGGCCGCGGGGGCGCCGAGCGCGAGCTGCACGACGCGATCGGCGAGGTGCTCGACGAGATCCTGCCCGAGGCCTTCGCGACCGTGCGCGAGGCCGCGCGGCGCCTCTGCGGCACGACGGTGCGCGTGACGGGGCGTGAGTTCGCGTGGGACATGGTGCACTACGACGTGCAGCTCATCGGCGGCTTCCAGCTCCACGACGGCAAGATCGCCGAAATGGCGACCGGCGAGGGCAAGACCCTCGTCGCGACGCTGCCGCTCTACCTGAACGCGCTCGCCGGGCGCGGCGCGCACCTCGTCACGGTCAACCCGTACCTGGCGCGCCGCGACTCGCAGTGGATGGCGCACCTCTTCACCTACCTCGGCCTCACCGTCGGCTGCATCGACGACACCGAGCCGGGGACGCCCGACCGCCGCGCCGCGTACGAGTGCGACATCACGTACGGGACGAACAACGAGTTCGGCTTCGACTACCTGCGCGACAACATGGTGACGGCGCTCGAGCAGAAGGTGCAGCGCCCGCACTGGTACGCGATCGTCGACGAGGTCGACTCGGTGCTCATCGACGAGGCGCGGACGCCGCTCATCATCTCCGGCCCGGTCGGGAACGACGGCGACGTGCTCTACGGCGAGCACAACGATAAGGTGGCGAAGCTCGTCCGCAAGCAGAACGAGCTCGCGAACGTGCTCGTCGGCGAGGGCGAGCGCGCGCTCGCCGCCAAGGATACGGGCACGGCCGCGCTCGTCCTCTACAAGGCCCGGTTAGGCGCGCCAAAGAACAAGCGCCTGATGAAGGTGATGCAGGAGTCGGGCGTGCAGCAGCTCGTGCAGAAGATGGAGCTCGACCACATCGCCGACCGCAAGCTGCCCGCGGGCAAACAGCAGTACCGCGACCTCGAGGACGACCTGCTCTACGTGCTCGACGAGCGCGGGCACACGGTGCACCTGACCGACCGCGGCGTCGACGCGCTCTCGCCCGACCACCACGACGAGTTCGTGCTCCCGGACATCTCGCTCGAGGTGCACCGGATCGAGCACGACCCCGAGATGGAGCCGACCGAGAAGCTCGAGGCGCGCCGCGCGGTCGAGATGGAGTACGCGCGCAAGAGCGAGACACTCCACGTCGTGCACCAGCTGCTGCGCGCGTACGCGCTCTACGAAAAGGACGTGAACTACGTCGTCACCGACGGGCAGGTGCTCATCGTCGACGAATTCACGGGCCGCACCATGCCGGGGCGCCGCTGGAGCGAAGGCCTCCACCAGGCGGTCGAGGCCAAGGAGCGCGTGCAGGTCAAGGGCGAGACCCAGACGCTCGCGACGATCACGATCCAGAACTACTTCCGTCTCTACGACAAGCTCGCCGGCATGACCGGCACCGCGGAGACGGAGGAGAACGAGTTCCACGAGATTTACAAGCTCGGCGTCGCGGTCATCCCGACCAACCGCGACGTCGTCCGCGACGACCGGCAGGACTACATCTTCAAGACGCGCCGCGAGAAGTACGTCGCGATCGTCGAAGAGACGCGCCGGCTGCACGACATCGAGCTCCCAGTGCTCGTCGGCACGACGAGCGTCGAAGCGTCGGAGACGCTGTCGCGCCTCTTCCGCCAGGCGGGGCTGAAGCACGAGGTGCTCAACGCGAAGCAAAACGAGCGCGAGGCGGAGATCGTCGCGCAGGCCGGCCAGCCGGGCGCGATCACGATCGCGACGAACATGGCCGGACGCGGCACCGACATCAAACTCGGCGCCGGCGTCACCGAGCCGCGGCCGAGCGTGGTGAAGGACCTCGACGGCAACGACGTGCCGGTCACCGAGGTCGGCGGCCTCCACATCATCGGCTCCGAGCGACACGAGAGCCGGCGCATCGACCGCCAGCTGCGCGGCCGCGCCGGCCGCCAGGGCGACCCGGGCGCGTCGCAGTTCTTCCTCTCGCTCGAGGACGACCTCATGCGCCTCTTCGGGTCCGAGCGCATCGCGAAGCTGATGGACCGGTTAGGCGCGCAGGAAGGCGAGGTGCTCACGCACCCGATGATCACGCGCTCGATCGAGGGCGCGCAGAAGCGCGTCGAGCTGCAGAACTTCCAGAGCCGCAAGCGCCTGCTCGAGTACGACGACGTGATGAACCAGCAGCGCGAGGTCGTCTACTCGCTGCGCTCGTTCGCGCTCGAAGGCGGCGAGGAGCTCAAGGGCGAGTCGCGCAAGATGGTCGAGCGCGCCCTCGCTCGGCGCGTCGAGACCGCGCTCGGCGAGTTCGACCCGGAGAACCCGGAGTCGTGGGACCCGGCGCTGCTCCGCCAGGAGCTGCTCATGCACTACCTCGTCGCCGTACCCGAGTTCGAGGCGCGCGAGGACGGCTCGGAGCCCGACCGCCCGGCCTCGGTCGCGGAGGCGCAGGAGTCCGCGAAGGCGGCCGGCCTCGCGGCGTTCGACCGGAAGCAGACCGAACTCGACGAGATCAAGGACGATGCGGGTGCCGGGTTCAGCGAGCGGCTGCTCGCGCTCGTCATGCTCAACGTGCTCGACGAGAAGTGGAAGGACCACCTGCACGACCTCGACCAGCTGCGCGCGGCGATCCACTACCGGTCGTGGGGGCAGAAGGACCCGCTGGTCGAGTACAAGCAGGAGGCGTACACGATGTTCGTCGACCTCATGCACGACGTCGCGGACACGTTCACCGACCGCTTCCTCAAGGCGCAGCTGTCATTCGACGCGCCGGAGGACCTCGGCGGCGGATTCGGCGGCGGGTACAACGACTTCCCCCCGCAGCAGCCGCCGCAAGCGCCGACGAAGCGCTACAACGCGTTCGGGATCCTCGAAGACATCCCGGCGCACGCGCTTGACGGCGGGAATGGGAACGGCGCGGACGGACACGGCCTGGTGCTCGACGCGACGTACGACGGCGAGGGCGAGCTGGAAGCGGGGACGGTGCCCGCCGGCGATCGCGTCGACACGGGACCGAGCGAGCCGCCGGGCGTGCGCCCGGTTAGCCGCCCCGATCCGACAAGCTGA
- a CDS encoding UPF0758 protein, translated as MTPALLPSPAPSARRHRRGTVRPDSPRGSAAPSGVVRRDDTDEVAAFTARIREMPRTERPRERLRTHGPHALSAAELLAVVVGSGTGGGSALQVAQSVLGRYEGSLRRLAGQPVAALTAVRGVGPARAVAIHAALELGRRLAAEALEEGAPIRTPRDVYDLYAPRLQDLPVEEFHVAVLDAQHRLERDVLVTRGILNSSLVHPREVFREAIAERAAALVLVHNHPSGDPSPSVDDRAVTDQLVAAGRLLDIPVHDHIIIGRGRYASFAESGLL; from the coding sequence ATGACGCCCGCCCTGCTGCCTTCGCCCGCGCCGTCGGCCCGCCGCCATCGTCGCGGCACCGTCCGACCGGACTCACCACGGGGCTCGGCGGCGCCCTCGGGCGTCGTGCGGCGTGATGACACCGACGAGGTCGCGGCGTTCACCGCCCGGATCCGCGAGATGCCGCGCACCGAGCGTCCGCGGGAACGACTCCGGACGCACGGACCGCACGCGCTGAGTGCCGCCGAGTTGCTCGCCGTGGTCGTCGGCTCGGGGACGGGGGGCGGGTCGGCGCTGCAGGTCGCGCAGTCCGTGCTCGGTCGCTACGAAGGGTCACTCCGGCGGCTCGCGGGGCAGCCGGTCGCCGCACTCACGGCGGTCCGCGGGGTGGGCCCCGCGCGCGCGGTCGCGATCCACGCGGCGCTCGAACTCGGGCGGCGACTGGCCGCGGAGGCGCTCGAGGAGGGCGCGCCGATCCGTACGCCGCGCGACGTCTACGACCTCTACGCGCCGAGGTTGCAGGACCTGCCGGTCGAGGAGTTTCACGTCGCCGTCCTCGACGCGCAGCACCGCCTCGAGCGCGACGTCCTCGTGACGCGCGGGATCCTCAACTCCTCGCTCGTGCACCCGCGGGAAGTGTTTCGCGAGGCGATCGCGGAGCGTGCGGCGGCGCTCGTCCTGGTGCACAACCACCCGAGCGGCGACCCGTCGCCGAGCGTGGACGACCGGGCGGTGACCGACCAACTCGTGGCGGCGGGGCGGCTGCTCGACATCCCGGTGCACGACCACATCATCATCGGCCGCGGTCGGTACGCGAGCTTCGCCGAATCGGGGCTGCTCTGA
- the uvrB gene encoding UvrABC system protein B translates to MPERARFDLQAPFAPAGDQPRAIEELTAGLGRGDRFQTLLGVTGSGKTMTMANVIARHGKPALVLSHNKTLAAQLYGELKSFFPHNAVEYFISYYDYYQPEAYVPSSDTYIEKDASINEDIDRLRLRATSSLMERDDVVIVSTVSAIYGLGDPVEYRKRMVQLERGQRVSRDDVLRQLVGIQYQRNDVAFERGTFRVRGDTVEILPAYEEQGVRVELWGDEVERLSKINPLTGETIATLERAAIYPAKHFITSRPSLERAVGAIRAELAERLAVLRAENKLLEAQRLESRTNFDIEMMLEIGTCAGIENYSRHLAGRTAGERPACLFDYFPDDFLVVVDESHVTLPQIRGMYNGDRARKLTLVDYGFRLPSALDNRPLVFDEFLALTPEMVAVSATPGELELQLSEGAVVEQVIRPTGLIDPEIEVRPVRGQVDDLLQEIRVRERKGERVLVTTLTKRMSEDLTDYLQQVGVRVKYMHSDIEAIERVEIVRGLRLGEFDVLVGINLLREGLDMPEVSLVAILDADQEGFLRSDRSLIQTVGRAARNVNGRAIFYADRITGSMQRCMDETARRREIQTQHNVANGVTPRGVEKSVEHVRFVTRVADAREEREATPAESGGRGRGRDRKPAKVAEANAPAYGVAAPYDTSDPVALVARLEAEMKEAAKALDFEQAARVRDQLFEVRTRFSAQLAAAGNTTSPTGAGAAGPTSAGGAAGGAKGTARRGSQKAAASGLAKLRAER, encoded by the coding sequence ATGCCCGAGCGCGCCCGCTTCGACCTGCAAGCCCCCTTTGCGCCGGCCGGCGACCAGCCGCGCGCCATCGAAGAACTCACCGCCGGCCTCGGCCGCGGCGACCGCTTCCAGACCCTGCTCGGCGTCACGGGGTCGGGCAAGACGATGACGATGGCGAACGTCATCGCGCGCCATGGCAAGCCGGCGCTCGTGCTGTCGCACAACAAGACGCTCGCGGCGCAGCTGTACGGGGAGCTGAAGAGCTTCTTCCCGCACAACGCGGTCGAGTACTTCATCTCGTATTACGACTATTACCAGCCCGAGGCGTACGTTCCGTCGAGCGACACGTACATCGAAAAAGACGCGTCGATCAACGAGGATATCGACCGGCTGCGGCTCCGCGCCACGTCGTCGCTCATGGAGCGCGACGACGTCGTCATCGTCTCGACGGTGAGCGCGATCTACGGCCTCGGCGACCCGGTCGAGTACCGCAAGCGCATGGTGCAGCTCGAGCGCGGGCAGCGCGTCTCGCGCGACGACGTGCTGCGGCAGCTGGTCGGCATCCAGTACCAGCGCAACGACGTCGCCTTCGAGCGGGGCACGTTCCGCGTGCGCGGCGACACGGTCGAGATCCTCCCCGCGTACGAGGAGCAGGGCGTTCGCGTCGAGCTGTGGGGCGACGAGGTCGAACGCCTGTCGAAGATCAACCCGCTTACGGGCGAAACGATCGCGACGCTCGAGCGCGCGGCGATCTACCCGGCGAAGCACTTCATCACGAGCCGCCCCTCGCTCGAGCGCGCGGTCGGCGCGATCCGCGCGGAGCTGGCCGAGCGGCTGGCGGTACTCCGTGCGGAGAACAAGCTGCTCGAGGCGCAGCGGCTCGAGAGCCGCACGAACTTCGACATCGAGATGATGCTCGAGATCGGCACGTGCGCCGGCATCGAGAACTACTCGCGGCATCTCGCCGGGCGGACTGCGGGCGAGCGTCCGGCGTGCCTGTTCGACTACTTCCCCGACGACTTCCTCGTCGTCGTCGACGAGAGCCACGTCACGCTGCCGCAGATCCGCGGCATGTACAACGGCGACCGCGCGCGCAAACTGACGCTCGTCGATTACGGCTTCCGCCTGCCGAGCGCGCTCGACAACCGCCCGCTCGTCTTCGACGAATTTCTCGCGCTCACCCCGGAGATGGTCGCGGTGAGCGCGACGCCGGGCGAGCTCGAACTGCAGCTGTCGGAGGGCGCCGTCGTCGAGCAGGTCATCCGCCCGACCGGGCTGATCGACCCGGAGATCGAAGTCCGCCCCGTGCGCGGGCAGGTCGACGACCTGCTCCAGGAGATCCGCGTCCGCGAGCGCAAGGGCGAGCGCGTGCTCGTCACGACGCTCACGAAGCGCATGTCCGAAGACCTCACCGACTACCTGCAACAGGTCGGCGTGCGCGTGAAGTACATGCACTCGGACATCGAGGCGATCGAGCGCGTCGAGATCGTGCGCGGCCTCCGGCTCGGCGAGTTCGACGTGCTCGTCGGCATCAACCTGCTGCGCGAGGGGCTCGACATGCCCGAGGTGTCGCTCGTCGCGATCCTCGACGCGGACCAGGAGGGATTCCTCCGCTCCGACCGCTCGCTGATCCAGACCGTCGGCCGCGCGGCGCGCAACGTGAACGGGCGCGCGATCTTCTACGCCGACCGGATCACCGGCTCGATGCAGCGGTGCATGGACGAGACGGCGCGCCGCCGCGAGATCCAGACGCAGCACAACGTCGCGAACGGCGTCACGCCGCGCGGCGTCGAGAAGAGCGTCGAGCACGTTCGCTTCGTCACGCGGGTGGCCGACGCGCGCGAGGAGCGCGAGGCGACGCCGGCCGAGTCGGGGGGGCGTGGGCGCGGTCGGGATCGCAAGCCGGCCAAAGTCGCGGAAGCGAACGCGCCCGCGTACGGCGTCGCCGCGCCGTACGACACGTCCGACCCGGTCGCCCTCGTCGCGCGACTCGAAGCGGAGATGAAGGAGGCGGCCAAGGCGCTCGACTTCGAGCAGGCGGCGCGCGTGCGCGACCAACTGTTCGAGGTCCGCACGCGCTTCAGCGCGCAGCTCGCCGCCGCGGGGAACACGACGTCTCCGACCGGCGCGGGCGCAGCAGGGCCGACCTCCGCGGGCGGTGCCGCCGGCGGTGCAAAGGGAACGGCGCGGCGGGGCAGCCAGAAGGCCGCGGCGAGCGGGCTCGCGAAACTCCGCGCGGAGCGCTGA
- a CDS encoding (p)ppGpp synthetase encodes MSTTVLSEVIPGWDGIPESARERLDPELLSRAYRFSERAHEGQTRSSGEPYVTHCIEVAKILADLQLDTVTVAAGLLHDVVEDTPTTVADIEREFGDEVAQIVDGLTKIGNLPMHSKEERQVENYRKLLLSVAKDARVILIKLADRLHNMRTLDYVPPEKRRRIAQETRDLYAPLAHRFGMARLRWELEDLAFKHLEPEEYKALARLVATKRGEREALIAQLREPLERQLRAAGIDVVEVTGRPKHLWSIHKKMAKRDKPYEDIYDLLAIRVLVTSVPECYHALGVIHEWWTPLQERIKDYIAQPKSNGYQSLHTTVFGPGRQLFEVQIRTREMHRTADYGIAAHWLYKESGARDDLDRQLAWFRQVLELQLDAEDPKEFLEFLKLDLYQDEIFVFTPTGDVIQLPKGATPIDFAFAVHTEVGLHCAGAKVNGRITPLARHLKNSETVEILTAPVAKPSRDWLAHVRTSRARHKIRGWLKQEEQKTAAIVGREILDREVRRRKLPKPDDGQLAAIAKQFKLTDAAHVIASLGQGDVPVLQVLRALYPELEQAPEAKPAGTLERLVDRVRGTGKGVRIQGADGLMVRYAQCCQPVPGDPVVGYVTKGRGVSIHRADCPNLLTVVHEPERRLEIDWQQMAGERFTVRLTMEGFDRRGLYADVASAVTATGTDIRHMELHTSDGRATGSIVVEVENLDHLQKIMRAARRIKGIHDVSRRERMDVADE; translated from the coding sequence GTGAGCACGACGGTCCTGAGCGAAGTCATCCCCGGGTGGGACGGGATCCCCGAGTCGGCGCGGGAGCGCCTCGACCCGGAGCTGCTGTCGCGCGCATACCGCTTTAGCGAGCGGGCGCACGAGGGGCAGACGCGCTCGTCGGGCGAGCCGTACGTGACGCACTGCATCGAGGTCGCGAAGATCCTCGCCGACCTGCAGCTCGACACGGTGACCGTCGCCGCCGGGCTGCTGCACGACGTCGTCGAGGACACGCCGACGACGGTGGCGGACATCGAGCGCGAGTTCGGCGACGAGGTGGCGCAGATCGTCGACGGGCTGACGAAGATCGGCAACCTGCCGATGCACTCGAAGGAGGAGCGCCAGGTCGAGAACTACCGCAAGCTGCTGCTCTCGGTCGCAAAGGACGCGCGCGTGATCCTCATCAAGCTCGCCGACCGGCTGCACAACATGCGCACGCTGGACTACGTGCCGCCGGAAAAGCGGAGGCGCATCGCGCAGGAGACGCGCGACCTGTACGCGCCGCTCGCGCACCGGTTCGGCATGGCGCGACTCCGGTGGGAATTGGAGGACCTCGCCTTCAAGCACCTCGAGCCCGAGGAGTACAAGGCGCTCGCCCGGCTCGTCGCGACCAAGCGGGGCGAGCGCGAGGCGCTCATCGCACAGCTGCGCGAGCCGCTGGAGCGGCAGCTCCGCGCGGCGGGGATCGACGTCGTCGAGGTCACGGGACGGCCGAAGCACCTCTGGTCGATCCACAAGAAGATGGCGAAGCGCGACAAGCCGTACGAGGACATCTACGACCTGCTCGCGATCCGCGTGCTCGTCACGTCGGTGCCCGAGTGCTACCACGCGTTAGGCGTCATCCACGAGTGGTGGACGCCGCTGCAGGAGCGCATCAAGGACTACATCGCGCAGCCGAAGTCGAACGGCTACCAGTCGCTGCACACGACGGTGTTCGGGCCGGGGCGGCAGCTGTTCGAGGTCCAGATCCGCACGCGCGAGATGCACCGCACGGCGGACTACGGGATCGCGGCCCACTGGCTGTACAAGGAGAGCGGCGCGCGCGACGACCTCGACCGGCAGCTCGCGTGGTTCCGCCAAGTGCTGGAGCTGCAGCTCGATGCGGAGGACCCGAAGGAGTTCCTCGAGTTCCTGAAGCTCGACCTGTACCAGGACGAAATTTTCGTCTTCACGCCGACCGGCGACGTCATCCAGCTCCCCAAGGGCGCGACGCCGATCGACTTCGCCTTCGCGGTGCACACCGAGGTCGGGCTGCACTGCGCGGGTGCGAAGGTGAACGGGCGTATCACGCCGCTCGCCCGGCATCTGAAGAACTCCGAGACGGTCGAGATCCTCACGGCCCCGGTCGCGAAGCCGAGCCGGGACTGGCTGGCGCACGTGCGGACGAGCCGCGCGCGCCACAAAATCCGTGGCTGGCTCAAGCAGGAGGAGCAGAAGACGGCCGCGATCGTCGGGCGCGAGATCCTCGACCGGGAGGTGCGCCGCCGCAAGCTGCCGAAGCCGGACGACGGCCAGCTCGCCGCGATCGCGAAGCAGTTCAAGCTGACCGACGCCGCCCACGTGATCGCCTCGCTCGGGCAGGGCGATGTGCCGGTGCTCCAGGTGCTGCGCGCGCTCTACCCGGAGCTCGAGCAGGCGCCGGAGGCCAAGCCGGCCGGCACGCTCGAACGCCTCGTCGACCGGGTGCGCGGGACCGGCAAGGGCGTGCGCATCCAGGGCGCGGACGGCCTCATGGTCCGCTACGCCCAGTGTTGTCAGCCGGTGCCGGGCGACCCCGTCGTCGGTTACGTGACGAAAGGGCGTGGCGTGAGCATTCACCGGGCCGACTGCCCGAACCTGCTCACCGTCGTACACGAGCCCGAGCGCCGCCTCGAGATCGACTGGCAGCAGATGGCCGGCGAGCGGTTCACGGTACGGCTGACGATGGAAGGGTTCGATCGCCGTGGCCTGTACGCAGACGTCGCGTCGGCGGTGACGGCCACGGGGACCGACATCCGCCACATGGAGCTCCACACGTCCGACGGGCGCGCGACGGGTTCGATCGTCGTCGAAGTCGAGAACCTCGACCACCTGCAGAAGATCATGCGCGCGGCGCGGCGGATCAAAGGGATCCACGACGTGTCGCGCCGCGAACGGATGGACGTCGCCGATGAGTGA